A window from Variovorax sp. PBL-E5 encodes these proteins:
- a CDS encoding ABC transporter permease codes for MIAFVLRRLIQAVIVMVAVAFIAFLLFQYVGDPIVFLLGQDASPEQIRTLRADLGLDQSFVVQFWHFLVHAAQGEFGLSLRQGAKVSRLIGERFPATLELSLVAALLALLIGMPMGVYTALRRGTFMSQVFMTISLLGVSLPTFLIGILLILVFAVMLSWFPSFGRGATVQLGWWSTGLLKADGWYHIVLPAVTLAIFQLTLIMRLVRAEMLEVLRTDYIKFARARGLSDRAIHFGHALKNTLVPVITITGLQLGGLIAFAIITESVFQWPGMGLLFIQAVTFADIPVMAAYLCLIALIFVVINLVVDLLYFAVDPRLRVGNAAGGH; via the coding sequence ATGATTGCTTTCGTATTGCGCCGTTTGATTCAGGCCGTGATCGTGATGGTCGCGGTTGCCTTCATCGCCTTCTTGCTGTTTCAGTATGTCGGGGATCCCATCGTGTTCCTGCTGGGCCAGGACGCGTCTCCGGAGCAAATTCGCACATTGCGCGCCGACCTGGGGCTCGATCAGTCCTTCGTCGTGCAGTTCTGGCATTTTCTTGTCCATGCGGCGCAGGGGGAGTTCGGTCTGAGCCTGCGGCAAGGCGCCAAGGTGTCGCGCCTCATCGGAGAGCGCTTTCCGGCCACCCTGGAACTGTCCTTGGTCGCCGCCCTGCTGGCTCTTCTGATCGGCATGCCGATGGGTGTCTACACGGCATTGCGGCGTGGAACGTTCATGAGCCAGGTGTTCATGACCATTTCCCTGCTGGGTGTCTCGCTGCCGACTTTCCTGATCGGCATTCTGTTGATCCTGGTCTTTGCCGTGATGCTGAGTTGGTTTCCCAGCTTCGGACGTGGCGCCACGGTGCAGCTCGGCTGGTGGAGCACCGGCCTGCTCAAGGCTGACGGCTGGTACCACATCGTGCTGCCGGCAGTGACGCTGGCCATCTTTCAACTCACGTTGATCATGCGGCTCGTGCGCGCCGAGATGCTCGAGGTATTGCGCACCGATTACATCAAGTTCGCCCGTGCCCGAGGCCTGTCGGATCGCGCCATCCATTTCGGCCATGCGCTCAAGAACACCTTGGTGCCGGTGATCACCATCACCGGCCTTCAGCTGGGAGGGCTCATCGCGTTCGCGATCATCACCGAGTCCGTCTTCCAGTGGCCCGGCATGGGCCTGTTGTTCATTCAGGCAGTGACCTTTGCGGACATTCCGGTCATGGCAGCCTATCTTTGCCTGATCGCCCTGATCTTCGTCGTCATCAACCTGGTGGTCGATCTGCTCTACTTCGCGGTCGATCCCCGGCTTCGCGTCGGCAATGCCGCGGGAGGCCATTGA
- the coq7 gene encoding 2-polyprenyl-3-methyl-6-methoxy-1,4-benzoquinone monooxygenase, which produces MNRSLDSILELTDAALRTLLAKPHATRAAPLPPVPSGELTDAERREAGALMRVNHVGEVCAQALYTGQAAVTSDPVLRGHFTAAAREETDHLAWTQQRLDELGARPSLLNPLWYAGALGLGMIAGRLGDPLSLGFVAETERQVEAHLDGHLGRLPAGDTASRAVITQMKLDEARHAAQAWSAGATELPAPVKGLMRWASRVMTTVAHRI; this is translated from the coding sequence ATGAACCGATCTCTAGATTCCATCCTGGAGCTGACGGATGCCGCGCTGCGCACCTTGCTCGCAAAACCGCACGCCACCCGAGCGGCCCCCTTGCCACCCGTTCCATCTGGCGAGTTGACCGACGCGGAACGGCGTGAGGCCGGCGCCTTGATGCGCGTCAATCATGTGGGCGAGGTGTGCGCACAAGCCTTGTATACGGGGCAAGCGGCGGTCACCAGCGACCCGGTCCTGCGCGGTCACTTCACGGCAGCCGCGCGCGAAGAAACCGACCACCTCGCCTGGACGCAGCAAAGGCTCGACGAACTGGGCGCCCGGCCTTCCTTGCTGAATCCGCTCTGGTATGCCGGCGCACTGGGACTTGGCATGATCGCCGGCCGCCTCGGCGATCCGCTGAGCCTGGGTTTCGTGGCCGAGACCGAGCGGCAGGTGGAAGCACATCTGGATGGCCATCTTGGCCGCCTGCCCGCGGGCGACACCGCCTCGAGAGCCGTGATCACCCAGATGAAGTTGGACGAGGCACGCCACGCAGCACAGGCATGGAGTGCGGGCGCGACGGAACTGCCCGCACCCGTGAAAGGGCTGATGCGTTGGGCATCGCGCGTCATGACGACGGTCGCCCACCGCATCTGA
- the ilvA gene encoding threonine ammonia-lyase, biosynthetic, protein MSKPNPPLSPADYLKKILTARVYDVAVESALEPAHALSARLGNTVLLKREDQQPVFSFKLRGAYNKMAHLSAEQLANGVICASAGNHAQGVALGARKLGTRAVVVMPVTTPQLKIDAVRALGGEVQLHGDSYSDAYVHALEQQKLHGLTFVHPFDDPDVIAGQGTIAMEILRQHQGRLDAVFVAIGGGGLISGVANYIKAVRPEIKVIGVQMNDSDAMLQSVSARERVTLNDVGLFSDGTAVKLVGEETFRIARELVDEFVTVDTDAVCAGIKDVFIDTRSIVEPAGALAVAAIKQYVEAHGTRGETYAAILCGANMNFDRLRFVAERAEVGEEREALFAVTIPEERGSFRRFCELVGELPGASRNVTEFNYRISDTKEAHVFVGLTTTTRGESRTIAETFVAHGFGAIDLTHDELAKEHIRHMVGGRTGLAQDERLLRFVFPERPGALLKFLNLMRPNWNISLFHYRNQGADYGRILVGLQVPSADHAAFDEFLRTLDYPFVEETGNPVYRLFLQA, encoded by the coding sequence ATGTCCAAGCCGAACCCGCCGCTCTCCCCTGCCGACTACCTGAAGAAAATCCTGACGGCCCGCGTGTACGACGTCGCGGTGGAATCCGCTCTCGAGCCGGCGCATGCACTGAGCGCCAGACTCGGCAACACGGTGCTTCTCAAGCGCGAGGATCAGCAACCCGTCTTCAGCTTCAAGCTGCGTGGTGCCTATAACAAGATGGCACATCTGAGCGCCGAACAGCTCGCCAACGGCGTCATCTGCGCTTCCGCCGGCAATCACGCCCAGGGCGTGGCACTAGGCGCCCGCAAACTTGGCACGCGCGCGGTGGTGGTCATGCCGGTAACCACGCCTCAACTCAAGATCGACGCCGTGCGCGCATTGGGCGGCGAGGTGCAACTGCATGGTGACAGCTACTCGGATGCCTACGTACATGCGCTCGAGCAGCAAAAGCTGCACGGCCTGACCTTCGTGCATCCCTTCGACGACCCCGACGTCATCGCCGGACAGGGCACCATCGCGATGGAGATTCTCCGCCAGCACCAGGGTCGGCTCGACGCGGTATTCGTCGCCATCGGCGGCGGCGGCCTGATCTCGGGCGTGGCCAACTACATCAAGGCCGTACGGCCGGAGATCAAGGTGATCGGCGTCCAGATGAACGATTCGGATGCGATGCTGCAATCCGTCTCGGCGCGCGAGCGGGTGACGCTGAACGATGTCGGGCTGTTTTCCGACGGCACTGCCGTCAAGCTCGTCGGCGAGGAAACCTTTCGGATCGCGCGCGAGCTGGTGGACGAGTTCGTCACGGTCGACACCGATGCCGTGTGCGCCGGCATCAAGGACGTGTTCATCGACACCCGCAGCATCGTCGAACCTGCGGGCGCGCTCGCCGTGGCCGCCATCAAGCAGTATGTCGAGGCACACGGCACGCGGGGCGAGACCTACGCGGCGATCCTCTGCGGCGCCAACATGAATTTCGATCGGCTTCGCTTCGTGGCCGAGCGCGCCGAGGTGGGCGAAGAGCGCGAGGCGCTGTTCGCAGTGACCATTCCCGAGGAACGCGGCAGCTTTCGCCGCTTCTGCGAACTGGTGGGCGAGTTGCCGGGTGCGTCGCGCAACGTGACCGAGTTCAACTACCGGATCAGCGATACCAAGGAAGCGCACGTGTTCGTCGGCCTGACCACGACGACGCGCGGCGAATCCAGGACGATCGCCGAGACCTTCGTCGCCCACGGCTTCGGCGCCATCGACCTCACGCATGACGAACTCGCCAAGGAACACATCCGGCACATGGTCGGCGGGCGAACCGGCCTGGCGCAGGACGAACGGCTTCTGCGCTTCGTGTTCCCCGAGCGGCCTGGCGCGTTGTTGAAATTCCTGAACCTGATGCGGCCGAACTGGAACATCAGCCTGTTTCACTATCGCAACCAGGGCGCCGACTACGGACGCATCCTGGTGGGACTCCAGGTACCGTCGGCCGACCACGCCGCCTTCGACGAGTTCCTCCGGACGCTCGACTATCCGTTCGTGGAAGAAACCGGCAATCCGGTGTATCGGCTCTTTCTGCAGGCCTGA
- a CDS encoding M20 aminoacylase family protein yields MSQPRIQASGRAFSHIARFYPEIIAFRRDLHAHPELGFEEVYTAARVQEALKACGVDEIHTGIGKTGVVGVIHGRGTASGRMIGLRADMDALPMCEDNEFSWRSAKTGLMHGCGHDGHTAMLVGAARYLAETRDFDGTAVLIFQPGEEGFAGARVMIEDGLFDRFPVQSVYAMHNWPGLPAGTVGINRGAMMAAADRITIDVTGKGGHGAHAYLTVDPVLVSAHIITAVQSIVSRNVRPIDAAVVSICAVQTGDLGAMSVVPGKATLVGTVRTFSARVQTLVEQRLVELCSAVAAAFGATAQVKFEHIYPATINTAPEAVFAGDVAQSLVGAHNVERNMEPSMGAEDFSFMLQKKAGAYLRIGQDAKGGAFLHNSRYDFNDEILPLGAALHAGLVEQGMPLAEAGKSKSKLASAAS; encoded by the coding sequence ATGTCGCAGCCGCGCATTCAGGCCTCGGGACGGGCGTTCTCCCACATCGCACGCTTCTATCCCGAGATCATCGCCTTTCGAAGAGATCTTCATGCGCATCCCGAACTCGGCTTCGAGGAGGTCTACACGGCCGCACGCGTCCAGGAAGCGCTGAAGGCATGCGGCGTGGACGAGATCCACACCGGCATCGGCAAGACGGGCGTGGTCGGCGTGATCCACGGCCGCGGTACAGCCAGCGGCCGCATGATCGGCCTGCGCGCGGACATGGATGCCTTGCCGATGTGCGAGGACAACGAATTCTCCTGGCGCTCCGCCAAGACCGGCTTGATGCACGGCTGCGGCCACGACGGCCATACGGCGATGCTGGTCGGGGCCGCCCGCTACCTTGCCGAGACACGCGACTTCGATGGCACGGCCGTGCTCATTTTCCAACCCGGAGAAGAGGGCTTCGCAGGCGCCCGCGTGATGATCGAAGACGGCCTGTTCGACCGCTTCCCCGTTCAATCCGTCTACGCCATGCACAACTGGCCGGGCCTGCCGGCCGGCACGGTCGGCATCAATCGCGGCGCGATGATGGCGGCGGCCGACCGCATCACGATCGACGTCACCGGCAAGGGCGGTCACGGCGCGCACGCCTATCTGACCGTCGATCCGGTCCTCGTGTCCGCACACATCATCACCGCGGTTCAAAGCATCGTGTCGCGCAACGTGCGCCCCATCGACGCGGCCGTGGTCAGCATCTGCGCCGTCCAGACCGGCGACCTGGGCGCCATGAGCGTGGTGCCGGGGAAGGCCACGTTGGTGGGAACCGTGAGGACCTTCAGCGCCCGCGTGCAGACGCTCGTCGAGCAGCGTCTGGTCGAATTGTGCAGCGCGGTGGCCGCGGCTTTCGGCGCGACGGCCCAGGTGAAGTTCGAGCACATCTATCCCGCCACCATCAACACCGCGCCCGAGGCTGTGTTTGCCGGCGACGTGGCCCAGTCGCTGGTCGGTGCACACAACGTCGAGCGCAACATGGAGCCGAGCATGGGCGCCGAGGACTTCTCGTTCATGCTGCAGAAGAAGGCAGGCGCCTATCTGCGCATCGGCCAGGACGCCAAGGGAGGCGCCTTCCTGCACAACAGCCGGTACGACTTCAACGATGAAATCCTGCCGCTCGGCGCCGCGCTGCACGCGGGGCTCGTCGAGCAGGGCATGCCGCTGGCCGAGGCCGGCAAATCCAAGAGCAAGCTCGCATCCGCGGCGTCTTGA
- a CDS encoding OsmC family protein, giving the protein MECTVSWTGNTGTRSAMGFVAETGSGHVMVMDGAPDAAKPENGGQNLAPRPMETVLAGTGGCTAYDVVMILKRGRHQVERCSVKLTSERAEKDPKVFTKIHMHFTVAGKRIPAAAVERAIALSHETYCSASIMLAKTAEITTSFDLIEA; this is encoded by the coding sequence ATGGAATGCACAGTCAGTTGGACCGGCAACACCGGCACGCGATCCGCCATGGGCTTCGTCGCGGAGACCGGAAGCGGCCATGTCATGGTGATGGATGGCGCCCCGGACGCCGCGAAGCCCGAAAACGGCGGGCAGAATCTCGCGCCTCGGCCCATGGAGACCGTTCTGGCCGGTACGGGTGGCTGCACCGCTTACGATGTGGTCATGATCCTGAAGCGTGGCCGGCACCAGGTCGAGCGCTGCAGCGTCAAGCTGACCAGCGAACGTGCCGAGAAAGACCCGAAGGTCTTCACCAAGATCCACATGCACTTCACCGTTGCCGGCAAGCGGATTCCTGCCGCCGCCGTGGAACGCGCCATCGCCCTGAGTCACGAGACTTATTGTTCGGCCAGCATCATGTTGGCCAAGACAGCTGAAATCACGACCAGCTTCGATCTGATCGAAGCCTGA
- a CDS encoding prepilin-type N-terminal cleavage/methylation domain-containing protein, producing MPTSAAGNSRRWGRLGRIRRRIGGFTLLELLVVVAIIALATAGVGLALRDSGSAGIDREAERLAALLESARAQSRASGVVVRWRLTPQGPADFSFDGLPAGALPSSWLAEGISAQPLAADGSAIAALQLGPDPIIPAQQVVLTAEGTPPHSLRIGTDGLRPFAVISP from the coding sequence ATGCCGACATCGGCAGCTGGCAATAGCCGGCGCTGGGGTCGGCTCGGTCGCATCCGCCGCCGGATCGGCGGCTTCACGCTGCTCGAACTGCTGGTGGTCGTCGCCATCATCGCGCTCGCAACGGCCGGCGTCGGGCTCGCATTGCGCGATTCGGGCAGCGCCGGGATCGACCGCGAAGCCGAGCGGCTCGCCGCGTTGCTCGAATCCGCGCGCGCGCAATCGCGCGCCAGCGGCGTCGTGGTTCGCTGGCGCCTCACGCCGCAAGGACCTGCCGATTTCAGCTTCGATGGCTTGCCCGCCGGTGCGCTGCCCAGCTCGTGGCTTGCCGAAGGCATCAGCGCGCAGCCCCTGGCCGCCGACGGTTCGGCCATCGCGGCATTGCAACTGGGCCCGGATCCGATCATCCCTGCGCAGCAAGTGGTGCTGACCGCCGAAGGCACGCCGCCTCACAGCCTGCGCATCGGGACCGACGGCTTGCGTCCTTTCGCGGTGATCTCTCCATGA
- the gspG gene encoding type II secretion system major pseudopilin GspG → MTLSHRLPARALQRGFTLIELMVVLVIIGVLAALIVPNVIERADDARVTAARTDVNNLMQALKLYRLDNQRYPTTEQGLQALLTRPTGGPAAPNWKPYVEKLPNDPWGRPYQYLNPGVKGEVDVFSLGADGEPGGEGKNADIGSWQ, encoded by the coding sequence ATGACCCTCTCCCATCGCCTTCCCGCACGTGCACTCCAGCGCGGTTTCACCCTGATCGAACTCATGGTCGTGCTCGTCATCATCGGCGTGCTCGCAGCGCTGATTGTGCCGAACGTCATCGAGCGCGCCGACGATGCCCGCGTCACCGCCGCCAGGACCGACGTCAACAACCTGATGCAGGCGCTCAAGCTCTACCGGCTCGACAACCAGCGCTATCCGACGACCGAACAGGGCCTCCAGGCCCTGCTCACCCGTCCCACCGGCGGGCCCGCTGCGCCCAACTGGAAGCCCTACGTCGAAAAGCTGCCCAACGACCCCTGGGGCCGGCCCTATCAGTACCTGAATCCGGGCGTCAAGGGCGAGGTCGACGTGTTTTCGCTCGGCGCCGACGGGGAGCCCGGCGGCGAAGGCAAGAATGCCGACATCGGCAGCTGGCAATAG
- a CDS encoding ABC transporter permease, producing the protein MKKTLTRWLDSDVGYSFRSSPVAMSAAVIAFICIFCAVFAGWVSPYNPFDLASLQLGDARLPPAWSAEGSAKYLLGTDDQGRDILSAVIYGARISLVVGLVSVALSVLVGVLFGLLAGFWGGWLDAFLMRVCDVMLSFPAILVALLISGVGRALFPNAPTSVAFGVLIISITLGGWVQYARTVRGSTLVERNKEYVQAARVTGVSPWRIMVRHVLPNVMGPVLVLATIQVATAIITEATLSFLGVGVPPTSPSLGTLIRVGNDYLFSGEWWITVFPGAMLVLISLSVNLLGDWLRDALNPRLR; encoded by the coding sequence ATGAAAAAAACCCTAACGCGCTGGCTCGACAGCGACGTCGGCTACAGCTTCCGCAGCTCGCCGGTGGCGATGTCCGCGGCCGTGATCGCCTTCATCTGCATCTTCTGCGCAGTGTTCGCGGGCTGGGTGTCGCCCTACAACCCGTTCGATCTCGCGTCGCTCCAACTGGGCGACGCGCGGCTGCCGCCGGCCTGGAGCGCCGAAGGTTCGGCCAAGTACCTGCTCGGCACCGACGACCAGGGCCGCGACATCCTGTCGGCGGTGATCTACGGCGCGCGCATCTCGCTCGTGGTCGGGTTGGTGTCGGTGGCGTTGTCGGTGCTGGTCGGCGTGCTGTTCGGCCTCTTGGCCGGCTTCTGGGGCGGCTGGCTCGATGCCTTCCTGATGCGCGTGTGCGACGTCATGCTGTCGTTCCCGGCCATCCTCGTGGCGCTGCTGATCTCCGGCGTCGGCCGCGCGCTGTTCCCGAATGCGCCGACCTCGGTGGCGTTCGGCGTGCTGATCATTTCCATCACGCTGGGCGGCTGGGTACAGTACGCCCGCACCGTGCGTGGATCCACTTTGGTCGAGCGCAACAAGGAATACGTGCAGGCCGCGCGCGTGACCGGCGTATCGCCCTGGCGCATCATGGTGCGGCACGTGCTGCCGAATGTGATGGGGCCCGTGCTGGTGCTGGCCACCATCCAGGTCGCGACCGCGATCATCACCGAGGCGACGCTGTCCTTTCTCGGCGTCGGCGTCCCGCCGACCTCGCCATCGCTGGGTACGCTGATCCGCGTCGGCAACGACTACCTGTTCTCGGGCGAGTGGTGGATCACGGTATTCCCGGGCGCGATGCTGGTGCTGATCTCGTTGAGCGTGAACCTGCTCGGCGACTGGCTGCGCGATGCCCTCAATCCGCGCTTGCGCTGA
- a CDS encoding type II secretion system protein N yields the protein MSVPYAPARWPAATATAVLWALAAASCVFWGLRLTAPSDAIAPPAVVTPPATVDTAAVAHLLGAAPSQVVAPTAPDAASRFVLLGVVADTDRQGAALIAVDGKPARPFRVGARIGESYVLQSVSARAATLGTGPDSAPAFTLQLPVQPLAVMTPPAAPVVPAAQR from the coding sequence ATGTCCGTTCCCTATGCACCCGCCCGCTGGCCCGCAGCCACTGCGACGGCCGTCCTGTGGGCCTTGGCGGCCGCGAGCTGCGTGTTTTGGGGATTGCGGTTGACGGCGCCGTCCGATGCGATCGCACCGCCCGCCGTGGTCACGCCGCCGGCTACCGTGGACACGGCGGCGGTCGCGCACCTGCTGGGCGCTGCCCCCTCGCAGGTCGTCGCGCCGACCGCGCCCGATGCGGCCAGTCGCTTCGTCCTGCTCGGCGTGGTGGCCGACACCGACCGTCAAGGGGCGGCCCTGATTGCGGTCGACGGCAAGCCGGCACGGCCCTTTCGGGTCGGCGCCAGGATCGGCGAGAGCTACGTGTTGCAGTCGGTGAGCGCGCGCGCCGCGACATTGGGCACAGGACCCGACTCGGCGCCGGCGTTCACCTTGCAGTTGCCGGTTCAGCCGCTCGCGGTGATGACGCCGCCGGCCGCGCCAGTCGTGCCGGCCGCGCAACGCTGA
- a CDS encoding ABC transporter substrate-binding protein, producing MNLKKKNLIATAAGMVLAGASLVASAQTIRIANQGDALSLDPHSLNESLQLSVDANVYETLVGRNKDLSLAPLLATSWKQTSPNVWRFELRKGVQFQDGTPFTADDVVFSFARAKGDGSDMKATLNEVKEVRKVNDYAVEIETAGPFPILPDVISLTMIMSKKWCEANQAVKPVDKRKGIENTASFKANGTGPFKVRERQPDVRTVFVRNPNYWGKIEGNAQEIIFTPIANPATRVAALVSGEVDVMEPVPVQDIARVNASPNARVISGPELRTIFLGMDQKRDELLYSSVKGKNPFKDKRVRQAFYQAIDIVGIQRTVMRGASRPTALLVGPGINGWTAEQDKRLPYDVDAAKKLLTEAGYPNGFEVTLNCPNDRYVNDGQICQSVAANLAKIGVKINLAAETKGTYFPKVLRRDTSFYMLGWTPTTYDAHNALSSLTQCPDDKGAGQFNLGAYCNPKLDEITKKIQSETDKTKRNELIKEAFKIHADDVGHLPLHQQSLAWGVSKKVELTQLADNFMYFKWMSIKP from the coding sequence ATGAATCTGAAGAAAAAAAACCTGATCGCCACAGCCGCAGGGATGGTGCTGGCTGGCGCGAGCCTGGTGGCGAGCGCGCAGACCATCCGGATCGCGAATCAGGGGGATGCACTCTCGCTCGACCCGCACTCGCTCAACGAGTCGCTGCAATTGAGCGTGGACGCCAACGTCTATGAAACGCTGGTGGGTCGAAACAAGGATCTGAGCCTGGCGCCGCTGCTGGCCACGAGCTGGAAGCAGACCTCGCCGAACGTGTGGCGCTTCGAACTGCGCAAGGGCGTTCAATTTCAGGACGGCACGCCGTTCACCGCCGACGACGTGGTGTTCAGCTTCGCGCGCGCGAAGGGCGACGGCTCGGACATGAAGGCCACGCTGAACGAGGTCAAAGAAGTGCGCAAGGTCAACGACTACGCCGTCGAGATCGAAACCGCGGGGCCGTTCCCGATTCTTCCCGACGTGATCTCGCTGACGATGATCATGAGCAAGAAATGGTGCGAGGCCAATCAGGCCGTCAAGCCCGTCGACAAGCGCAAGGGCATCGAGAACACCGCGTCGTTCAAGGCCAATGGCACAGGGCCTTTCAAGGTGCGCGAACGCCAGCCCGACGTGCGGACGGTCTTCGTTCGCAACCCGAACTACTGGGGAAAGATCGAAGGCAACGCCCAGGAGATCATCTTCACGCCGATCGCCAACCCGGCCACGCGCGTCGCCGCCCTGGTGTCGGGCGAGGTCGACGTGATGGAGCCGGTGCCGGTGCAGGACATCGCCCGTGTCAATGCCAGTCCCAATGCGCGCGTCATCTCGGGCCCGGAATTGCGCACCATCTTCCTGGGCATGGACCAGAAGCGCGACGAGCTGCTGTACTCGAGCGTCAAGGGCAAGAACCCCTTCAAGGACAAGCGCGTGCGTCAGGCCTTCTACCAGGCGATCGACATCGTCGGCATCCAGCGCACCGTGATGCGCGGCGCCTCGCGTCCCACCGCCTTGCTCGTCGGCCCCGGCATCAACGGCTGGACCGCCGAACAGGACAAGCGTCTTCCCTACGACGTCGATGCGGCGAAGAAGCTGCTGACCGAGGCCGGCTATCCGAACGGCTTCGAGGTCACGCTGAACTGCCCCAACGACCGCTACGTCAACGACGGCCAAATCTGCCAGAGCGTGGCGGCCAACCTCGCGAAGATCGGCGTCAAGATCAACCTCGCCGCCGAGACCAAGGGCACCTACTTCCCCAAGGTGCTGCGGCGCGACACCAGCTTCTACATGCTCGGCTGGACGCCCACGACCTACGATGCGCACAACGCGCTCAGTTCGCTGACGCAATGCCCAGACGACAAGGGCGCCGGCCAGTTCAACCTGGGCGCCTATTGCAATCCGAAGCTCGACGAGATCACCAAGAAGATCCAGTCCGAGACCGACAAGACCAAGCGCAACGAGCTGATCAAGGAAGCCTTCAAGATCCATGCGGACGACGTCGGCCATCTGCCGCTGCACCAGCAGTCGCTGGCCTGGGGCGTGAGCAAGAAGGTCGAGCTGACCCAGCTGGCCGACAACTTCATGTACTTCAAGTGGATGAGCATCAAGCCTTGA
- a CDS encoding porin — protein MKKSLVALAALAVVGVASAQSSVTLFGIVDASISGYTNKSEDRNFATLLNPFYVNQGSVKTSQTVLANSGYNSSRLGFRGTEDLGGGLAASFWLEAPISNDDGQTGVSTFARRSTVSLSGGFGEIRLGRDYTATFWNDTVFDPFGTNGVGTSLVFRANAGSNAFPGFVNSNTGGVTNVGGSNYVRASNMIGYFLPPNLGGFYGQVQYAFNEKTHFDSGIPAIANTNQDTRTGRYVGGRFGYANGPLDVAASYGESTIASAFGPGTTTNLDSFNLGASYDFGPAKLFGEYSRTKNKVDYAIAPLVRANDIKVDGYLLGVTVPVGPGLIRASYGHVKYDYNLPFSTVGDPKADQLALGYVHNLSKRTALYATVAYIKNKNGANLTTGGPAFYTAGVFTPKSSIGYDFGIRHAF, from the coding sequence ATGAAAAAATCTCTAGTTGCCTTGGCTGCACTGGCTGTTGTCGGTGTGGCCTCGGCTCAGTCGTCCGTGACGCTGTTCGGCATCGTGGACGCCTCGATCAGCGGCTACACGAACAAGTCGGAAGATCGGAACTTCGCGACCCTTCTGAACCCGTTCTATGTGAACCAAGGTAGCGTGAAGACGAGTCAGACCGTGTTGGCCAATTCGGGCTACAACTCCAGCCGTTTGGGCTTCCGTGGTACGGAAGACCTCGGTGGTGGCCTGGCAGCCAGCTTCTGGCTCGAAGCCCCGATCAGCAACGATGACGGCCAAACCGGCGTCAGCACCTTCGCGCGTCGTTCGACGGTCAGCCTGTCGGGTGGTTTCGGTGAAATCCGCCTGGGTCGTGACTACACCGCGACGTTCTGGAACGACACCGTGTTCGATCCGTTCGGCACCAACGGCGTCGGCACCAGCCTGGTGTTCCGGGCGAACGCTGGCTCCAATGCCTTCCCTGGCTTCGTGAATTCGAACACCGGTGGTGTGACCAACGTGGGCGGTAGCAACTATGTTCGCGCAAGCAACATGATCGGCTACTTCCTGCCGCCGAACCTGGGTGGTTTCTACGGTCAAGTTCAGTACGCCTTCAACGAGAAGACGCACTTTGACTCTGGCATCCCAGCGATCGCCAACACGAACCAAGACACGCGCACGGGCCGTTACGTGGGTGGCCGTTTCGGCTACGCCAACGGTCCTCTGGACGTCGCGGCTTCTTACGGCGAAAGCACGATCGCCAGCGCTTTCGGTCCAGGCACTACCACCAACCTGGACTCGTTCAACTTGGGCGCTTCGTATGACTTCGGTCCTGCCAAGCTGTTCGGCGAATACTCGCGGACGAAGAACAAGGTTGACTACGCGATCGCTCCGCTGGTTCGCGCCAACGACATCAAGGTCGACGGCTACCTGCTCGGCGTGACGGTGCCGGTCGGCCCTGGCTTGATCCGCGCTTCGTACGGTCATGTCAAGTACGACTACAACCTGCCGTTCTCGACTGTGGGCGATCCGAAGGCTGACCAACTGGCTCTTGGCTATGTGCACAACCTGTCGAAGCGCACTGCGCTGTACGCCACGGTTGCCTACATCAAGAACAAGAACGGTGCGAACCTGACCACCGGCGGCCCCGCTTTCTACACCGCTGGCGTCTTCACCCCGAAGTCCTCGATCGGCTACGACTTCGGTATCCGTCACGCTTTCTGA